The DNA window GTCAATGCGGGGCTGTGCCTGGTCGGCGCACTCGTGGTCGCGGGCGCCTTTCGGCCACGGCTCAAGTCTGCCGCAGTGGGGTGAGGCAGGACAAGACTTTATCTTTCCGGTAATTCACTGAAAACTTGCCGATGGTCGCGGGTGCGTATTCTCCAATCCAAAGGACTTTCGGCACTCTCATGCTCAACGACGTGCGGCAAACCTGGCGTGGCTACGGAAGATTCACTCGACTGGCATGGCGGGCGAGTCCGGCGCTCACCGTTCTGACGGTCCTGATGCTCGTGCTGAACGCGGCGGCTCCCCTCGGAGCCGCCGTCGCGATCGGTGCGGTCGTCTCGCGCGTGCCCAGTGCGTCGGCGATGCCCTGGGCGATCGCCGTCGGCGCGTTCTTCCTGCTGCAATGGTTGGCGATCGGCCTGTATCAGGCCGCGGCGGCAGCGCTCGCCGAACGAGTCAACGCTCTGCTCCAGCGCGACCTGATGGCCGCGGTCATGCGGCCGGTCGGCATCGGGCATCTGGAGGATCCGGCCAGCCTGAACCTCATCAACGTCGGCCAGGAGACGTTCCGCTCCGGTTGGAGCCGGCCGGGACGGCTCGCCCGGACGCTCAGCGGAGTGCTCAACGGGCGGTTGATGCTGATCGGCGCCTGCGTGATCGTGGCGAAATCCCAACCCGTGTGGGGGATCGCGCTCCTGCTGGCCGGGCTGTGGGCGGCGTACGAGGACAAGGTCGCCTCCCGGATCGAAGCGAACCACCACCACAGCGGAACGGAGATCTCGCGGCGCACCGAGTACTACTACGACCTCGGCGTGACTCCTCCGGCGGCGAAGGAGATCCGGATCTTCGGGCTGGGGCCGTACCTGCTGGACCGCTATCTCGCGAGCTGGAACCGGTCGATGGACGAGGTGCTCGCCCCGACGAGCCGGCGGCCGTTCGTCGCCGCTATCGCGCTCGGCGCCGTCGTACTCGGCGCACTGGGGTCGGTCGCCGGGTCCGCGGGCGGCTCGCTCGCCGCGGGTGCGGCGATGGCGGTCGTGCAGGCGTTGATGGTCTCGCTCGCCGGCGCGCGGATCACCTCGTGGTCGAGCCTGCAGACCGAACTGGCACTGGCGACCCTGCGGCGCTACGACGACGCGGTCGCGAGTCTCGCATCGACGCCGTCGTCGGGTGGCGCGGTGGTGGGTGCCCCGCAACGGGAGATCCGCTTCGAACGGGTGTCGTTCGGCTATCCCGGCGGTACCGGAGACGCGGTGCACGAGCTCGATCTCGTCGTACCGGCGGGGCGTTCGCTCGCGATCGTCGGCGCTAACGGTGCCGGCAAGTCGACGTTGGTCAAGCTGCTCAGCCGGATGTACGAGCCGTCGTCGGGCCGGATCAGCGTCGATGACGTGGACCTGGCGTCGGCCGACGTCGAGGCGTGGCGGTCGCAACTGGCGGCAGTGTTCCAGAACTCGACCCGGTTCGCCCTTACCGCACAGGCGAACGTGTCGTTCGGCCGAGTGTCGACGGCCAACCTCGACGCGGCAGCCAAGGCGGCCGGCATCGACGACGTGATCGCAGCTCTACCCGACGGTTGGAACACGCCGCTGTCGGCCGAGTACGACGGTGGAGTGGACCTGTCCGGCGGCGAGTGGCAGAAGATCGGCCTGGCCCGAGCGCTGTACGCCGTGTCGAACGGTGCCTCGGTCCTGATCCTCGACGAGCCCGCCGCCCATCTCGATGCGCGAGCGGAGGCCCGCTTGTACGAGCGGTTCCTCGAGCTGACGTCGGGCGTGACGACGATCGTGATCTCACACCGCTTCTCGACCGTACGCCAGGCGTCCTCGATCGTCGTGCTCGACCAGGGCCGCGTGGTGGAGCAGGGGACCCACGAGGAGCTGCTCGCGCTCGATGGGGCGTACGCGGAGATGTTTCGCTTGCAGGCTTCGCGATTCTCGGAGGCATCGTGAAAGAGTGGCTGCGCACAGCCCGCCTCCTGCTGGGCATCGGCCGCGACATCGGGCCACTCCTCACCCTGGCCACCCTGCTGACGAGCGCCTTCGACTTCACCGCCCCGATCGTCGCCGCGA is part of the Tenggerimyces flavus genome and encodes:
- a CDS encoding ABC transporter ATP-binding protein, whose amino-acid sequence is MRQTWRGYGRFTRLAWRASPALTVLTVLMLVLNAAAPLGAAVAIGAVVSRVPSASAMPWAIAVGAFFLLQWLAIGLYQAAAAALAERVNALLQRDLMAAVMRPVGIGHLEDPASLNLINVGQETFRSGWSRPGRLARTLSGVLNGRLMLIGACVIVAKSQPVWGIALLLAGLWAAYEDKVASRIEANHHHSGTEISRRTEYYYDLGVTPPAAKEIRIFGLGPYLLDRYLASWNRSMDEVLAPTSRRPFVAAIALGAVVLGALGSVAGSAGGSLAAGAAMAVVQALMVSLAGARITSWSSLQTELALATLRRYDDAVASLASTPSSGGAVVGAPQREIRFERVSFGYPGGTGDAVHELDLVVPAGRSLAIVGANGAGKSTLVKLLSRMYEPSSGRISVDDVDLASADVEAWRSQLAAVFQNSTRFALTAQANVSFGRVSTANLDAAAKAAGIDDVIAALPDGWNTPLSAEYDGGVDLSGGEWQKIGLARALYAVSNGASVLILDEPAAHLDARAEARLYERFLELTSGVTTIVISHRFSTVRQASSIVVLDQGRVVEQGTHEELLALDGAYAEMFRLQASRFSEAS